The following proteins are co-located in the Egicoccus sp. AB-alg2 genome:
- a CDS encoding MaoC family dehydratase — MPTEDFGRFFDDFEVGDVYKHWPGKTITQAEDILFCSITMNQHPLHSDDNYAAAATTHGKAMVVGNLVYSIVLGQSVPDVSGRAIANLEIESLKHANPTFHGDTIYSETEVLEKRASQSKPDRGIVKVRTIGYKQDGTVVCEFTRKVLIPKRGHGFDGQPGRPEPREG, encoded by the coding sequence ATGCCGACCGAGGACTTCGGACGTTTCTTCGACGACTTCGAGGTCGGTGACGTCTACAAGCACTGGCCGGGCAAGACGATCACGCAGGCCGAGGACATCCTCTTCTGCTCGATCACGATGAACCAGCATCCGCTGCACAGCGACGACAACTACGCCGCGGCCGCGACCACCCACGGCAAGGCGATGGTGGTCGGCAACCTCGTGTACTCGATCGTGCTCGGCCAGTCGGTGCCGGACGTGTCCGGGCGTGCGATCGCCAACCTGGAGATCGAGTCGCTCAAGCACGCCAATCCGACCTTCCACGGCGACACGATCTACTCGGAGACGGAGGTCCTGGAGAAGCGTGCGTCGCAGTCGAAGCCCGACCGCGGCATCGTGAAGGTCCGGACGATCGGCTACAAGCAGGACGGCACGGTGGTGTGCGAGTTCACCCGCAAGGTGCTGATACCCAAGCGCGGTCACGGCTTCGACGGCCAGCCCGGCCGCCCCGAGCCGCGCGAGGGCTGA
- the lhgO gene encoding L-2-hydroxyglutarate oxidase has protein sequence MGHGPAGRHVGIVGAGILGLAFARELQRRHPGVRVTVLEKEADVGRHQTGHNSGVVHAGIYYEPGSLKARLCRRGMMLLKAYCERHGLAYDECGKLIVAASADERPALEQLLARGRANGVPGLVLVPGERIPEFEPHAVGVAAIHSPRTAVVDFAEVARSLVRGVVERGGALCTSCEVRAIDQRADQVRVGTSLGGFAFDHLVVCAGLAADRIARLAGDGEDPRIVPFRGEYYRLRPPARPLVRGLVYPVPDPAFPFLGVHLTRRVDGEVLVGPNAVLAFAREGYRWRDARPADLLDTLRWPGFQRLAARYWQPGAQEIRRSLSRRRFVADARRYVPALTEEDVVRAEAGVRAQAVARDGRLVDDFRFSSVGRVHSVRNAPSPAATSSLAIAELIAGAVEERLGWSAV, from the coding sequence ATGGGACACGGGCCGGCCGGACGTCACGTCGGGATCGTCGGTGCGGGGATTCTCGGGCTCGCGTTCGCCCGTGAGCTGCAACGACGCCACCCCGGCGTCCGGGTCACGGTGCTGGAGAAGGAAGCCGACGTCGGCCGTCACCAGACCGGCCACAACAGCGGCGTGGTGCACGCCGGCATCTACTACGAGCCCGGTTCGCTGAAGGCACGCCTGTGCCGGCGCGGCATGATGCTGCTGAAGGCGTACTGCGAACGGCACGGCCTGGCGTACGACGAGTGCGGGAAGCTGATCGTGGCCGCCAGCGCCGACGAACGCCCGGCGTTGGAGCAACTGCTCGCTCGCGGCCGGGCCAACGGCGTCCCCGGTCTCGTGCTGGTTCCGGGCGAACGCATCCCGGAGTTCGAGCCGCACGCCGTCGGCGTGGCCGCCATCCATTCACCACGGACGGCCGTCGTCGACTTCGCCGAGGTGGCCCGCTCGCTCGTGCGCGGCGTCGTGGAGCGGGGCGGGGCGCTGTGCACCAGCTGCGAGGTGCGTGCGATCGACCAGCGCGCCGACCAGGTCCGGGTCGGCACCAGCCTCGGCGGGTTCGCCTTCGACCACCTCGTCGTGTGCGCGGGACTGGCCGCCGACCGCATTGCCCGTCTCGCCGGTGACGGCGAGGATCCCCGGATCGTGCCCTTCCGCGGCGAGTACTACCGCCTGCGCCCGCCGGCGAGACCGCTCGTCCGCGGCCTGGTGTACCCCGTGCCCGACCCGGCCTTCCCCTTCCTGGGCGTGCACCTGACCAGGCGGGTGGACGGCGAGGTCCTCGTCGGCCCGAACGCCGTCCTCGCGTTCGCCCGTGAGGGCTACCGCTGGCGCGACGCCCGGCCCGCCGACCTCCTGGACACGTTGCGGTGGCCCGGCTTCCAGCGGCTGGCCGCCCGCTACTGGCAGCCGGGCGCCCAGGAGATCCGCCGCAGCCTCAGTCGCCGGCGGTTCGTCGCCGACGCCCGCCGCTACGTCCCCGCACTGACGGAGGAAGACGTGGTGCGCGCCGAGGCCGGGGTGCGGGCCCAGGCGGTCGCCCGCGACGGCCGGCTGGTCGACGACTTCCGCTTCTCCTCGGTCGGGCGGGTCCACAGCGTGCGCAACGCCCCGTCGCCCGCGGCCACGTCGTCGCTGGCGATCGCGGAACTGATCGCCGGCGCGGTCGAAGAGCGGCTCGGCTGGTCCGCGGTCTGA
- a CDS encoding ABC transporter ATP-binding protein, with product MTMPAPATAADPTGTGPMVLARGLVKRFGDFTAVAGIDVEVAPGEAFGFLGPNGAGKSSTMRMIGAVSPVTEGTLRVLGRDPATDGPEIRARLGVVPQEDALDLELTLEENLLIYGRYFDLPRRVLRERIGELLDFVQLTDRRAAKVDSLSGGMKRRLVIARSLINDPELVLLDEPTTGLDPQARHVLWDRLYRLKQRGVTLILTTHYMDEAEQLCDRLVVMDGGRIVAEGSPRELIQTHTSREVVELRFPVGAQEAALERLDGLGDRLEALPDRVLLSTDDADATLAEVFGRGLTPAATVTRRSTLEDVFLHLTGRRLVD from the coding sequence ATGACGATGCCTGCTCCCGCCACCGCTGCCGACCCGACCGGCACCGGGCCGATGGTCCTGGCCCGCGGCCTGGTCAAGCGGTTCGGCGACTTCACCGCCGTCGCCGGTATCGACGTCGAGGTGGCCCCGGGGGAGGCGTTCGGGTTCCTCGGCCCCAACGGCGCCGGCAAGTCCTCGACGATGCGCATGATCGGCGCGGTCTCGCCGGTCACGGAGGGCACCTTGCGCGTCCTCGGACGCGATCCGGCCACCGACGGTCCGGAGATCCGCGCCCGCCTCGGCGTCGTGCCCCAGGAGGACGCGCTGGACCTCGAGCTCACCCTCGAGGAGAACCTGCTGATCTACGGGCGGTACTTCGACCTGCCCCGGCGGGTGCTGCGCGAGCGCATCGGCGAACTGCTGGACTTCGTCCAGCTCACCGACCGCCGCGCGGCCAAGGTCGACTCGCTCTCCGGCGGCATGAAGCGCCGGCTGGTGATCGCCCGCTCGCTCATCAACGACCCGGAACTGGTCCTGCTCGACGAGCCGACGACCGGCCTGGACCCGCAGGCGCGCCACGTGCTGTGGGACCGGCTGTACCGGCTCAAGCAGCGCGGCGTCACGCTCATCCTCACCACGCACTACATGGACGAGGCCGAGCAGCTCTGCGACCGGCTGGTGGTCATGGACGGCGGCCGCATCGTGGCCGAGGGCTCGCCGCGCGAGCTGATCCAGACGCACACCTCACGGGAGGTCGTGGAGCTGCGCTTCCCGGTCGGGGCACAGGAGGCCGCGCTGGAACGACTCGACGGGCTCGGCGACCGGCTCGAGGCGCTGCCCGACCGCGTGCTGCTGTCCACCGACGACGCCGACGCCACGCTCGCCGAGGTGTTCGGGCGTGGCCTGACGCCGGCGGCCACCGTCACCCGGCGCAGCACGCTCGAGGACGTGTTCCTGCACCTCACCGGCCGCCGGCTGGTCGACTGA
- a CDS encoding ABC transporter permease — translation MARPVTLRVVEGHARHYKHTWRGTSFSTLVTPVLFLSAMGLGLGSLVDAGRSDALGGLDYLTWLAPGLLAGAAMQNGAGDGSFPVIAGIKWLKTYDAALNTPVRPADLALGNLVWATLRATAAAVVYVLVATAFGAMHLGRGLLAVVPAVLTAAGFCAVISAVTAQLRTEQGLSAIQRFLVVPLFLFAGTFFPVSQLPDHIEWVAWLVPLWHGVELARALALGTTPAAPWLLHAGVVVGFLAVGVVASVVSFGRRLHR, via the coding sequence ATGGCGCGGCCGGTCACCCTGCGGGTCGTCGAGGGACACGCCCGCCACTACAAGCACACCTGGCGCGGCACGTCGTTCTCGACGCTCGTCACGCCGGTGCTGTTCCTCAGTGCCATGGGGCTGGGGCTCGGCAGCCTCGTCGACGCCGGCCGGTCGGACGCGCTGGGCGGGCTGGACTACCTGACCTGGTTGGCGCCGGGGCTGTTGGCCGGTGCGGCCATGCAGAACGGTGCCGGCGACGGGTCCTTCCCGGTCATCGCCGGCATCAAGTGGCTGAAGACCTACGACGCGGCGCTGAACACGCCGGTCCGTCCGGCCGACCTCGCGCTCGGCAACCTGGTGTGGGCGACGCTGCGGGCCACGGCGGCGGCGGTCGTCTACGTGCTGGTCGCCACCGCGTTCGGCGCGATGCACCTCGGGCGCGGGCTGCTGGCCGTCGTCCCGGCCGTGCTCACCGCCGCCGGGTTCTGCGCCGTCATCAGCGCCGTCACGGCGCAGCTCCGGACCGAGCAGGGGCTGTCGGCCATCCAGCGCTTCCTCGTGGTGCCGCTGTTCCTGTTCGCCGGCACGTTCTTCCCCGTGTCGCAGCTGCCCGATCACATCGAATGGGTCGCGTGGCTGGTGCCGCTGTGGCACGGCGTGGAGCTCGCCCGGGCGCTCGCGCTGGGCACCACCCCCGCCGCGCCCTGGCTCCTCCACGCCGGCGTCGTCGTCGGGTTCCTCGCGGTCGGGGTCGTCGCCAGCGTCGTCAGCTTCGGTCGCCGGCTGCACCGATGA
- a CDS encoding ABC transporter permease — MSTPTAPMREPAPATPGRSRTLPLRTTPPILLGRGARLVERNVLAYRQAWLVFVSGLVEPVFYLFAVGVGIGGLVGDVPGPDGQPVPYGVFVAPALLASSAMNGAVLESTFNVFGKLKWGKLYDAVLVTPMEPRDIAVGELTWALLRGGVYACGFLVVAWLSGLVVSPWAVLALPAAVLIGFGFGGIGLLVTTYLKSWQDFDLITMALLPLFLFSATFYPIDVYPPALQPIVLLSPLTHGVELVRSLMLGDLRLALLGHAAVFVVLGLVGLRIATRRFAALLLK; from the coding sequence ATGAGCACGCCGACCGCCCCCATGCGCGAGCCGGCACCGGCGACCCCGGGCCGGTCGCGGACGCTGCCGCTGCGCACGACGCCGCCGATCCTGCTCGGCCGCGGGGCCCGCCTGGTCGAACGCAACGTGCTGGCCTACCGCCAGGCGTGGCTCGTGTTCGTCAGTGGCCTGGTCGAACCGGTCTTCTACCTGTTCGCGGTCGGCGTCGGCATCGGCGGCCTCGTCGGTGACGTGCCCGGCCCCGACGGGCAGCCGGTGCCCTACGGGGTGTTCGTCGCCCCCGCGCTGCTGGCGTCGTCGGCGATGAACGGCGCCGTGCTCGAGTCCACGTTCAACGTCTTCGGCAAACTGAAGTGGGGCAAGCTCTACGACGCCGTGCTGGTCACCCCCATGGAGCCGCGCGACATCGCGGTGGGCGAACTGACCTGGGCGCTGCTGCGCGGCGGCGTCTACGCCTGCGGCTTCCTGGTCGTGGCCTGGCTCAGCGGGCTGGTCGTCTCGCCGTGGGCGGTCCTGGCGCTGCCCGCCGCCGTGCTGATCGGCTTCGGGTTCGGCGGCATCGGCCTGCTCGTGACCACGTATCTGAAGTCGTGGCAGGACTTCGACCTGATCACGATGGCGCTGCTGCCGCTGTTCCTGTTCTCCGCCACCTTCTACCCGATCGACGTCTACCCACCGGCGCTGCAGCCGATCGTGCTGCTCTCGCCGCTCACCCACGGCGTCGAACTGGTGCGCAGCCTTATGCTGGGTGACCTCCGGCTCGCGCTGCTGGGCCATGCCGCCGTCTTCGTCGTCCTCGGACTGGTCGGCCTGAGGATCGCGACCCGCCGCTTCGCCGCACTCCTGCTCAAATGA
- a CDS encoding HD domain-containing protein gives MSDVEVTAAVGVRHRTREVREREEREWLSAIATRSADTRGRDHHEPEDAHRTAFERDRDRILHSKAFRRLKHKTQVFLNPDGDHYVTRLTHTLAVAQVGRSIASALALNEALTEAICLGHDIGHAPFGHTGETALTPYVDGEWQHAIHGVRVVEKLEPLNLTLEVRDGISQSSWKNDPPPFTPEGWICRYADRIAYLAHDAEDAIRAGVMHADDVPSRFRAVFGAPGRDWIDTMIGMVVAASVDAGRVTMEPDHLRTMNDLRSWMFDHVYLRPEARRHSERAVRVIRDLVEWFAARPGEIPAAYRLPGSTDLQAAVDYVAGMSDKYAMRLHDHHFRPAGLY, from the coding sequence ATGAGCGACGTCGAGGTGACCGCCGCCGTCGGCGTGCGGCACCGCACCCGCGAGGTACGCGAGCGCGAGGAACGCGAGTGGCTCTCGGCGATCGCGACCCGCTCCGCCGACACGCGCGGCCGCGACCACCACGAGCCCGAGGACGCCCACCGCACCGCCTTCGAACGCGACCGTGACCGCATCCTGCACAGCAAGGCGTTCCGGCGGCTCAAGCACAAGACCCAGGTGTTCCTCAACCCCGACGGCGACCACTACGTCACCCGGCTCACGCACACGCTGGCCGTCGCCCAGGTCGGACGCTCCATCGCGTCCGCCCTCGCGCTCAACGAGGCCCTGACCGAAGCCATCTGCCTCGGACACGACATCGGGCACGCGCCCTTCGGCCACACGGGCGAGACGGCGCTGACCCCCTACGTGGATGGGGAGTGGCAGCACGCCATCCACGGCGTGCGGGTGGTGGAGAAGCTCGAACCGCTCAACCTCACCCTCGAGGTCCGCGACGGCATCAGCCAGTCGTCGTGGAAGAACGACCCGCCACCGTTCACCCCCGAAGGCTGGATCTGCCGCTACGCCGACCGCATCGCCTACCTCGCGCACGACGCCGAGGACGCCATCCGGGCCGGCGTCATGCACGCCGACGACGTGCCCTCCCGCTTCCGTGCGGTGTTCGGTGCGCCCGGCCGGGACTGGATCGACACCATGATCGGCATGGTCGTCGCCGCCTCCGTCGACGCCGGCCGCGTCACCATGGAGCCCGACCACCTGCGGACCATGAACGACCTGCGCAGCTGGATGTTCGACCACGTCTACCTGCGCCCGGAGGCGCGTCGACACTCCGAACGTGCCGTCCGGGTCATCCGCGACCTCGTCGAATGGTTCGCCGCACGACCCGGCGAGATCCCCGCCGCCTACCGCCTGCCCGGCTCCACGGACCTGCAGGCGGCCGTCGACTACGTCGCGGGCATGAGCGACAAGTACGCCATGCGCCTGCACGACCACCACTTCCGCCCCGCCGGGCTCTATTGA
- a CDS encoding N-acetyltransferase family protein: protein MNEPRVRDATAADLPAVAAIYTHYVLNTTITFNTQVRTPRQWIERFEHDIQAGPYHLLVAEVAGVVSGYVETQRFRPKPAYDRSLELSIYVAPDTQSRGTGGALLAALFDRLADSEFHRLYSIIALPNEASVRFHEKWGFEHRGTLTEAGHKFGRYLDVAFYERAL from the coding sequence GTGAACGAGCCCCGCGTCCGTGATGCGACCGCCGCCGACCTGCCGGCGGTCGCGGCGATCTACACCCATTACGTGCTGAACACCACCATCACGTTCAACACGCAGGTGCGGACGCCGAGGCAGTGGATCGAGCGCTTCGAACACGACATCCAGGCCGGGCCCTACCACCTGCTGGTGGCCGAGGTCGCCGGCGTGGTGTCCGGCTATGTGGAGACGCAGCGGTTCCGGCCGAAACCCGCCTACGACCGCTCGCTGGAGCTCTCGATCTACGTCGCGCCCGACACCCAGAGCCGGGGGACCGGGGGCGCACTGCTGGCGGCGCTGTTCGACCGGCTCGCCGACAGCGAGTTCCACCGCCTGTACTCCATCATCGCGCTGCCCAACGAGGCGTCCGTCCGGTTCCACGAGAAGTGGGGCTTCGAGCACCGTGGCACCCTGACGGAAGCCGGACACAAGTTCGGGCGTTACCTCGACGTCGCCTTCTACGAAAGAGCCCTGTGA
- a CDS encoding globin: MSPADDATHDHPPLDPTEVFERAGGMDAFEQLVDAFYARVEHDELLRPMYPEDLEPGKRHLAQFLAQYWGAGDVYSSHRGHPRLRMRHAPFDVTPEAALRWADHMSAAIRDQQFHSDVEALLLAYVQRATPTLINRLPDDVVRLPSD; this comes from the coding sequence GTGAGCCCGGCCGACGACGCCACGCACGACCACCCGCCGCTCGACCCGACCGAGGTGTTCGAGCGGGCCGGCGGCATGGACGCGTTCGAGCAGCTCGTCGACGCGTTCTACGCCCGCGTGGAGCACGACGAGCTGTTGCGGCCCATGTACCCGGAGGACCTCGAACCCGGCAAGCGCCACCTCGCGCAGTTCCTTGCCCAGTACTGGGGCGCTGGCGACGTGTACTCCTCACATCGCGGCCACCCGCGCCTGCGCATGCGTCACGCGCCGTTCGACGTCACCCCCGAGGCGGCGCTGCGCTGGGCCGACCACATGAGCGCCGCCATCCGTGACCAGCAGTTCCACAGCGACGTCGAGGCACTCCTGCTGGCCTACGTGCAGCGCGCCACGCCGACGCTGATCAACCGGCTCCCCGACGACGTGGTACGCCTGCCGTCCGATTGA
- a CDS encoding DUF4097 domain-containing protein — protein MEQNFEITGQLRVDCRLTAGQVRILPAEPGHARVELTPHGEAGDELLRRAEVRLEESGRGRRRLVVHLPGRNLLSGVWSLTGRGSVAVTIHCPPDSELQARTGAAGVQAQLDLANVDVVTGSGDVTLGDVTGSVAVRVASGRVRLGRVGGALDVDTGAGALDVVSVEGGVKIRTASGAIDLGRVGGHVKITAAAGDVRIACADHGQLAVTATTGNVDIGVPPGRGLHLDLSSTIGKVRSELDAAPEGVPGAPDLVLRVRSTTGDVTLRRMTAPAPSTGA, from the coding sequence ATGGAACAGAACTTCGAGATCACCGGTCAGCTGCGGGTGGACTGCCGACTGACCGCCGGGCAGGTCCGCATCCTGCCTGCCGAACCCGGCCACGCGCGCGTTGAGCTCACCCCGCACGGGGAGGCCGGGGACGAACTGCTGCGACGCGCCGAGGTGCGTCTGGAGGAGTCCGGGCGGGGCCGACGACGTCTGGTCGTCCACCTGCCCGGACGCAACCTGCTGAGCGGCGTCTGGTCGCTGACCGGCCGCGGCAGCGTCGCCGTCACCATCCACTGCCCGCCGGACAGCGAACTGCAGGCCCGCACGGGCGCCGCTGGGGTGCAGGCCCAACTCGACCTCGCCAACGTGGACGTGGTGACGGGCTCCGGGGACGTCACGCTGGGCGACGTGACCGGCTCCGTCGCCGTCCGGGTCGCCAGCGGACGCGTCCGGCTGGGCCGGGTGGGAGGCGCGCTGGACGTCGACACGGGGGCCGGCGCGCTGGACGTCGTGTCCGTCGAGGGAGGCGTGAAGATCCGCACCGCCTCGGGCGCGATCGACCTGGGCAGGGTCGGTGGGCACGTCAAGATCACCGCCGCCGCCGGCGACGTGCGGATCGCCTGTGCCGACCACGGTCAGCTGGCGGTCACCGCCACCACCGGCAACGTCGACATCGGCGTGCCGCCGGGCCGTGGGCTGCACCTCGACCTCAGCAGCACGATCGGGAAGGTCCGTTCGGAACTCGACGCCGCCCCGGAGGGTGTTCCGGGTGCCCCCGACCTGGTCCTGCGCGTCCGGTCGACCACCGGCGACGTGACGCTGCGACGCATGACGGCGCCGGCCCCGTCGACCGGCGCCTGA
- a CDS encoding toxin-antitoxin system HicB family antitoxin, which yields MLTTTIETVRERLRALAGLSPEAGRAADAMADALDDGMRVALLDLLGSLAAELTGQLDGMRIEVRVDGRDATLVAVPDEPVAAPPPPPSGGDARLTLRLPESLKDAVTQAADRDGVSVNTWIVRGLSAMVHRPPTTPVVGSRLTGWARS from the coding sequence GTGCTCACCACCACGATCGAGACCGTCCGCGAGCGCCTGCGCGCCCTCGCCGGACTGTCTCCCGAGGCCGGACGGGCCGCGGACGCGATGGCCGACGCCCTGGACGACGGGATGCGCGTCGCTCTGCTCGACCTGCTCGGCAGCCTGGCCGCGGAGCTCACCGGGCAACTCGACGGCATGCGCATCGAGGTCCGCGTCGACGGCCGCGACGCGACGCTGGTCGCCGTTCCCGACGAACCGGTGGCCGCGCCACCGCCGCCGCCGAGCGGTGGCGACGCACGGCTGACCCTGCGTCTGCCGGAGTCGCTGAAGGACGCCGTCACCCAGGCGGCCGACCGTGACGGCGTGTCCGTCAACACCTGGATCGTGCGCGGGCTGTCCGCCATGGTCCACCGCCCACCGACGACGCCGGTCGTCGGCAGCCGCCTCACGGGGTGGGCCCGCAGCTAG
- the serA gene encoding phosphoglycerate dehydrogenase: MRILVADPLAEAGVAALAEQHDVDVKTGLSKDELLEIVGAYDAVVVRSQTTIDADVFAAATNLKVVARAGVGLDNVDVEAATRHGVIVCNAPQSNIVSAAEHTVALLLSLARNIPQAHAALVEGKWERSKWSGTELHDKTLGVLGLGRIGTLVAQRCHAFGMRLVAYDPFVAPERAARLGVELVETVDEVLRRADFITVHLPKTPETVGLLDAERLKLMKPTARLLNVARGGIVDEQALADALRDGVIAGAAIDVFASEPTTASPLFGLANAVVTPHLGASTEEAQDKAGTQVADYVNLALAGEFVPSAVNVQGGPVDEDVKPFLPLGEKLGRLLTALTDNGLAGDVTVEYCGQLADHDARVVGLSVLKGMLSAVASEPVTYVNAPLLADERGLRVREISDPHSEDYVSLLRVSGATRDGSAIRVAGTLLHPGARERLVEVWNTPVDVEPAAHMAFFRYEDRPGVVGTVGTGFGEAGVNIAAAQVGRAEAGGEAIMALSLDDAVPRDVLEHITTQIGASEGRGISL; the protein is encoded by the coding sequence GTGAGGATCCTCGTTGCCGACCCGCTGGCCGAGGCCGGCGTCGCCGCGCTCGCCGAGCAGCACGACGTCGACGTCAAGACCGGGCTGTCCAAGGACGAACTGCTCGAGATCGTCGGCGCCTACGACGCCGTCGTCGTTCGTTCCCAGACCACCATCGACGCCGACGTCTTCGCCGCGGCGACGAACCTGAAGGTCGTCGCGCGCGCCGGGGTCGGACTGGACAACGTCGACGTCGAGGCCGCCACCAGGCACGGCGTGATCGTCTGCAACGCGCCGCAGTCCAACATCGTGTCGGCCGCCGAGCACACCGTCGCGCTGCTGCTGTCGCTGGCCCGCAACATCCCCCAGGCCCACGCCGCGCTGGTGGAGGGCAAGTGGGAACGCTCGAAGTGGTCGGGCACGGAACTGCACGACAAGACCCTGGGGGTCCTCGGGCTGGGCCGGATCGGCACGCTCGTGGCCCAGCGTTGCCACGCCTTCGGCATGCGCCTGGTCGCCTACGACCCCTTCGTCGCGCCCGAGCGCGCCGCCCGCCTGGGCGTCGAGTTGGTCGAGACGGTCGACGAGGTGCTGCGACGGGCCGACTTCATCACCGTCCACCTGCCCAAGACCCCGGAGACGGTCGGTCTGCTGGACGCCGAACGGCTGAAGCTGATGAAGCCGACCGCCCGGCTGCTCAACGTCGCCCGGGGCGGGATCGTGGACGAGCAGGCGCTAGCCGACGCGCTGCGCGACGGCGTCATCGCCGGCGCCGCGATCGACGTTTTCGCGTCCGAGCCGACCACGGCTTCGCCGCTGTTCGGGCTGGCGAACGCGGTCGTGACCCCGCACCTCGGCGCGTCCACCGAGGAGGCGCAGGACAAGGCCGGCACCCAGGTGGCCGACTACGTCAACCTGGCGCTGGCCGGTGAGTTCGTGCCCTCGGCCGTCAACGTCCAGGGCGGTCCGGTCGACGAGGACGTCAAGCCGTTCCTGCCACTGGGCGAGAAGCTGGGTCGCCTGCTGACCGCGCTCACGGACAACGGCCTGGCCGGTGACGTCACGGTGGAGTATTGCGGCCAGCTCGCCGACCACGATGCCCGCGTCGTCGGACTCAGCGTGCTGAAGGGCATGCTCTCGGCCGTCGCCAGCGAGCCCGTCACCTACGTCAACGCGCCGCTGCTGGCGGACGAGCGGGGCCTGCGCGTGCGTGAGATCTCCGATCCGCACTCCGAGGACTACGTCTCGCTGCTGCGGGTGTCCGGGGCGACCCGCGACGGCTCCGCCATCCGGGTGGCGGGCACACTGCTGCATCCCGGCGCGCGCGAACGTCTCGTCGAGGTCTGGAACACGCCGGTCGACGTCGAGCCGGCCGCGCACATGGCGTTCTTCCGCTACGAGGACCGGCCCGGCGTCGTCGGCACCGTGGGGACCGGCTTCGGCGAGGCCGGCGTCAACATCGCCGCCGCCCAGGTGGGTCGCGCGGAGGCCGGTGGCGAGGCCATCATGGCCCTGTCGCTCGACGACGCCGTGCCGCGCGACGTGCTCGAACACATCACGACACAGATCGGCGCCAGCGAGGGTCGGGGGATCTCCCTCTAG